The genomic DNA ACCCGCCGGACCTCGAACCCACCCCGGACGGCCGCGGCGTGGAGATCGCCGACCGTCCGGTCGAAGACGACCAGCTCCGACTCGTAGCCCTCGTCGATGGTGATGGTCCGGCGGGGGTCGGCGTGGTAGCTTCGCTCTACCTCCCCCGTCTCGGGGTCGAACAGCTCGTAGAACGGGTGCGGGACCCCGAACACGAGGACCCCGTCGTCACGGAGGATACGCCGAGCCTCCGCGAAGTACGCGTCCAAATCCTCGACCATCTGGAGCACCCACCCGGAGTAGGCGGCGTCGAACGCGTCGTCGGCGAGCGGGACGTCGGTCACATCCCCCTGGACGAACTCGGCGTCGACGCCGTAGTGGTCGCGGAGCGGGCGCGCGTGGCGGAGCTGGCCGCCGGAGAAATCGACCCCGACAGCGCGGTCGGCCCCGGCAGCCGCGGTCCCGACGGTCGCCTGCCCGCCGCCACAG from Haloglomus litoreum includes the following:
- a CDS encoding class I SAM-dependent methyltransferase produces the protein MRDPPSENRRLWNEWSDDFQALWNADTDEELPPAPCPFTDDPPGGEQPELLPTVEGIDFVELGCGGGQATVGTAAAGADRAVGVDFSGGQLRHARPLRDHYGVDAEFVQGDVTDVPLADDAFDAAYSGWVLQMVEDLDAYFAEARRILRDDGVLVFGVPHPFYELFDPETGEVERSYHADPRRTITIDEGYESELVVFDRTVGDLHAAAVRGGFEVRRVLEPGSDDPEDYDGDSLSSTQRELLATVPRRLRFWAVPR